Proteins co-encoded in one Candidatus Thiodictyon syntrophicum genomic window:
- a CDS encoding DUF294 nucleotidyltransferase-like domain-containing protein encodes MSDTNDFSPTQGLDESQLNMGMEQTGGADQALLRTLARRRPPVVPPEATLRDTLYQISQRQEDAAVIADPATGLPLGLVTLREMLHVISFEGGGLDDPVAAHMIGAPLTIAADSPAHRAKVLMTRRGAKHLLLIEGDGRLFGLVGQADLLGLRAGGAEALIESIGTARDLPAMTLAADQVRKRGAELFRSGMGVEALCQWVSGLHDLIAMRVIEIMEDEVDLPAVPWCWLVFGSEGRLEQTFATDQDNGLIFVPPEPAATESLRAAFLPFAQAVNQALHHCGFERCRGNIMAGNPSWCLSEGEWRRRFADWLAEPDPQAVLNGAIFFDFRPLYGSFEAADRLRAWLLAQTGSEVRFLHHLAQQAVNVPPPVGWAGQFSYDRNRDFPHTIDLKLQGARLFVDPARVWALKHGVWATNTAERLRAVGACLGRGSADTAVEIEAFHLIQRFRINQQLQTTDLDAVNRVDPDDLNELHRLMLKEAFKQAKKMQARLRQQFLS; translated from the coding sequence ATGAGCGACACCAACGACTTTTCGCCCACTCAGGGCCTGGACGAGTCCCAACTCAACATGGGCATGGAGCAGACCGGGGGTGCGGATCAGGCGCTCCTGCGCACGCTGGCCCGCCGCCGCCCGCCGGTGGTCCCGCCCGAGGCGACGCTGCGCGACACCCTCTACCAGATCAGCCAGCGCCAGGAGGACGCGGCGGTGATCGCCGACCCGGCCACCGGCCTGCCGCTGGGGCTCGTCACCCTGCGCGAGATGTTGCACGTCATCAGCTTCGAGGGGGGCGGACTCGACGACCCGGTGGCCGCCCACATGATCGGCGCACCGCTGACCATCGCCGCGGACTCCCCCGCCCACCGGGCCAAGGTCCTGATGACCAGGCGCGGGGCCAAACACCTGCTGCTCATCGAAGGCGACGGGCGGCTCTTCGGCCTGGTCGGCCAGGCGGACCTGCTGGGGCTGCGCGCCGGCGGGGCCGAGGCCCTGATCGAGTCCATCGGCACTGCCCGCGACCTGCCCGCCATGACCCTGGCCGCGGATCAGGTGCGCAAACGCGGCGCCGAGCTGTTCCGCTCCGGCATGGGAGTGGAGGCGCTGTGTCAGTGGGTCTCCGGGCTCCATGACCTGATCGCCATGCGGGTCATCGAGATCATGGAGGACGAGGTCGACCTCCCGGCCGTCCCCTGGTGCTGGCTGGTCTTCGGCTCCGAGGGCCGGCTGGAACAGACCTTCGCCACCGACCAGGACAACGGGCTCATCTTCGTCCCGCCGGAGCCCGCCGCCACCGAGAGCCTGCGCGCCGCCTTCCTGCCCTTCGCCCAGGCGGTCAACCAGGCCCTGCACCACTGCGGGTTCGAGCGCTGTCGCGGCAACATCATGGCCGGCAACCCGAGCTGGTGCCTGAGCGAAGGGGAGTGGCGGCGGCGCTTCGCCGACTGGCTGGCCGAGCCCGACCCCCAGGCCGTGCTCAACGGCGCCATCTTCTTCGATTTCCGCCCGCTCTACGGCAGCTTCGAGGCCGCCGACCGGCTGCGCGCCTGGCTGCTGGCGCAGACCGGCAGCGAGGTCCGCTTCCTGCACCACCTGGCGCAACAGGCCGTCAACGTCCCGCCCCCGGTCGGCTGGGCCGGCCAATTCAGCTACGACCGCAACCGCGACTTCCCCCACACCATCGACCTCAAGCTCCAGGGCGCCCGCCTCTTTGTCGACCCGGCCCGCGTCTGGGCGCTCAAGCACGGTGTCTGGGCGACCAACACCGCCGAGCGCCTGCGCGCCGTCGGCGCCTGCCTGGGACGCGGCAGCGCCGACACCGCGGTCGAGATCGAGGCCTTTCATCTCATCCAACGCTTCCGCATCAACCAACAGCTCCAGACCACCGACCTGGACGCCGTCAACCGCGTCGACCCGGACGACCTCAATGAACTGCATCGCCTGATGCTCAAAGAGGCCTTCAAGCAGGCCAAGAAGATGCAGGCCCGGCTGCGCCAGCAGTTCTTGTCGTAA
- a CDS encoding sensor histidine kinase, with amino-acid sequence MITGPLIIGVACVYLGLLFALAFWADRRADQGRSVIGNPTVYALSLAVYCTAWTFYGSVGRATGAGLGFLAIYVGPTLIALLWGSVLVKMVRVSKAERITSIADFIASRYGMSQLLGGLVTVIAVFGVVPYIALQLKAIAWSFTILVHYPQVRMPQAQDLPFWQDTGFIVALLLAAFTILFGTRHLDASERHEGMVAAVAFESIVKLVAFMAVGLWVTLGLLGFDGTLGAPLLPPAGGDPHLAPLLDPAIRSPTDWFAISLLAALAVMLLPRQFQVAVVENSDERQIRRAIWLFPLYLFLINLFVIPIAMAGLLVFPDGQVDPDTFVLTLPMAFGHPWLALAVFIGGLSAATGMVIVEVIALTTMVSNDLVLPVLLRRWHQRPESMDLGRLLLIIRRAAILLILMLGWLYYRLAGEAYALVGIGLISFAAVAQFAPVVFAALYWRGGTREGALAGLSAGFLVWLYTLLLPSFARSGWLPSAFIESGAFGIDILKPQSLFGLAHWNEVTHCLFWSLSANIGAFLVVSSLRAPNAVEATQASAYVDALKHGRRTSLPLWRGSAEVAELRTLAERFLGTERTRRAFSGYAASRGITTPESLPADAQTVDFAETLLSGAIGGASARVMVAAVTEEEALGVDEVLDILDEASQVRAYSLELEQKSRELEAASAELRAANERLQELDRLKDDFMSSVTHELRTPLAAIRAFSEILFDDPEIEVGERKRFLGILVSETERLSRLVNQVLDLAKIESGHADWLIEPVDLREVIEQSVAATGQLIQGRGAQVAVAFEVDGDPPPAPLVLADRDRLVQVLVNLLSNAAKFVPPAGGLVQVRLRRRGDWLRVCVADNGRGIPAADLELVFEKFRQAADGGEKPVGTGLGLPISRQIVENFGGRIWAEAGTPAGATLCFELPALADTAARHGEEEQ; translated from the coding sequence GTGATCACCGGGCCGCTCATCATCGGCGTCGCCTGCGTCTATCTGGGCCTGCTCTTCGCGCTCGCCTTTTGGGCCGACCGGCGGGCCGACCAGGGCCGCTCGGTGATCGGCAATCCGACCGTCTACGCCCTCTCGCTCGCCGTCTACTGTACCGCCTGGACCTTCTACGGCAGCGTCGGGCGCGCCACCGGCGCGGGCCTGGGCTTCCTCGCCATCTATGTGGGTCCGACCCTGATCGCGCTCCTGTGGGGCTCGGTGCTGGTGAAGATGGTGCGGGTGAGCAAGGCGGAGCGCATCACCTCGATTGCGGACTTCATCGCCTCGCGCTACGGCATGAGCCAGTTGCTCGGCGGCCTGGTGACGGTCATCGCGGTGTTCGGGGTGGTGCCCTATATCGCGCTGCAGCTCAAGGCCATCGCCTGGAGCTTTACCATCCTGGTGCACTACCCCCAGGTGCGGATGCCCCAGGCCCAAGACCTGCCCTTTTGGCAGGACACCGGCTTCATCGTCGCCCTGCTGCTCGCCGCCTTCACCATCCTCTTCGGCACCCGCCACCTGGACGCCAGCGAGCGCCACGAGGGGATGGTGGCAGCGGTGGCCTTCGAGTCCATCGTCAAGCTCGTCGCCTTCATGGCGGTGGGGCTCTGGGTGACCCTGGGGCTCCTGGGTTTCGACGGGACCCTCGGCGCCCCGCTGCTGCCCCCGGCCGGCGGCGACCCGCACCTGGCCCCGCTGCTGGACCCGGCGATCCGCTCACCCACTGACTGGTTCGCCATCTCGCTCCTGGCCGCGCTGGCGGTGATGCTGCTGCCGCGCCAGTTCCAGGTGGCGGTGGTGGAGAACAGCGACGAGCGCCAGATCCGGCGGGCGATCTGGCTCTTTCCGCTCTATCTGTTCCTGATCAACCTGTTCGTGATCCCGATCGCGATGGCCGGGCTCCTGGTTTTCCCTGACGGCCAGGTGGACCCGGACACCTTCGTCCTCACCCTGCCGATGGCCTTCGGCCACCCGTGGCTCGCGTTGGCGGTCTTCATCGGCGGACTTTCGGCGGCCACCGGAATGGTGATCGTGGAGGTCATTGCCCTGACCACCATGGTCAGCAACGACCTGGTGCTGCCGGTGCTGCTGCGCCGCTGGCACCAGCGCCCCGAGAGCATGGACCTGGGCCGCCTGCTGCTCATCATCCGCCGCGCCGCCATCCTGCTCATCCTGATGCTCGGCTGGCTCTATTACCGGCTGGCGGGGGAGGCCTATGCCCTGGTGGGCATCGGGCTCATCAGCTTCGCCGCGGTCGCCCAGTTCGCGCCGGTGGTCTTCGCCGCGCTCTACTGGCGCGGCGGCACCCGGGAGGGCGCCCTGGCCGGACTCTCGGCCGGCTTCCTGGTGTGGCTCTACACCCTGCTGCTGCCCTCCTTCGCCCGCTCTGGCTGGCTGCCGTCCGCGTTCATCGAGTCCGGGGCCTTCGGTATCGACATCCTCAAGCCCCAGAGTCTCTTCGGGCTCGCCCACTGGAACGAGGTGACCCACTGCCTGTTCTGGAGTCTGTCCGCCAACATCGGCGCCTTCCTGGTGGTCTCCTCGCTGCGCGCGCCCAACGCGGTAGAGGCCACCCAGGCGAGCGCCTATGTGGACGCACTCAAGCACGGCCGGCGCACCAGCCTGCCCCTGTGGCGCGGCAGTGCCGAGGTCGCGGAACTGCGCACCCTGGCCGAGCGCTTCCTGGGGACCGAGCGCACCCGGCGCGCCTTCAGCGGTTATGCCGCCTCACGCGGGATCACGACCCCGGAGAGCCTCCCGGCGGACGCCCAGACGGTCGATTTCGCCGAGACCCTGCTATCGGGGGCCATCGGCGGGGCCTCCGCCCGGGTCATGGTCGCCGCCGTGACCGAGGAGGAGGCCCTGGGGGTCGACGAGGTCCTGGACATCCTGGACGAGGCCTCCCAGGTCCGCGCCTACAGCCTGGAACTGGAACAGAAGTCCCGGGAACTGGAGGCGGCCAGCGCGGAGCTGCGCGCCGCCAACGAGCGGCTCCAGGAGTTGGATCGGCTCAAGGACGACTTCATGTCCTCCGTCACCCACGAGTTGCGCACCCCGCTGGCCGCGATCCGCGCCTTCTCCGAGATCCTGTTCGACGACCCGGAGATCGAGGTCGGCGAGCGCAAGCGCTTCCTCGGCATCCTGGTGAGCGAGACCGAACGCCTCTCGCGACTGGTCAATCAGGTCCTGGATCTCGCCAAGATCGAATCGGGCCACGCCGACTGGCTGATCGAGCCGGTCGATCTGCGGGAGGTGATCGAGCAATCGGTGGCCGCGACCGGTCAGTTGATCCAGGGGCGCGGGGCGCAAGTCGCCGTCGCCTTCGAGGTCGACGGGGACCCGCCGCCCGCGCCCCTGGTCCTGGCCGACCGGGACCGGCTGGTGCAGGTCCTGGTCAACCTGCTCTCCAACGCCGCCAAGTTCGTCCCGCCGGCGGGCGGACTGGTGCAGGTGCGACTGCGGCGGCGGGGAGACTGGCTGCGGGTATGCGTCGCGGACAACGGGCGCGGCATCCCGGCGGCGGACCTGGAGTTGGTGTTCGAGAAGTTTCGCCAGGCCGCCGACGGCGGCGAGAAGCCCGTCGGCACCGGTCTCGGGCTGCCCATCAGCCGCCAGATCGTGGAGAATTTCGGCGGCCGGATCTGGGCCGAGGCCGGCACGCCCGCGGGTGCTACCCTATGCTTCGAGCTGCCCGCACTCGCTGACACCGCCGCCCGGCACGGCGAAGAAGAACAATGA
- a CDS encoding M48 family metallopeptidase, whose translation MKYLSAYPAPLVAQVRRLMDGGQLAPLLVKRYPTVHAVRTDAALYAYVGELKAAFMRKADPLSRVSYDNRLHVVRHALGTHTTISRVQGTRLKAKREIRIAGLFRDLPTEFLRMIVVHELAHLKEREHDRAFYQLCAHLEPNYGQYEFDLRAYLCHLEAGGATLWSVPRPGLAGAADAGRA comes from the coding sequence ATGAAATACCTCTCAGCCTATCCCGCGCCGCTGGTCGCCCAGGTGCGCCGACTCATGGACGGGGGCCAACTCGCCCCGCTGCTGGTAAAGCGGTATCCGACGGTGCACGCGGTTCGCACCGATGCGGCGCTGTACGCCTATGTCGGCGAACTCAAGGCGGCCTTCATGCGCAAGGCGGATCCGCTGTCGCGGGTGAGTTACGACAACCGGCTGCATGTGGTTCGGCACGCGCTCGGGACCCACACCACGATCTCGCGGGTACAGGGCACGAGGCTCAAGGCCAAACGGGAAATACGTATCGCCGGCCTGTTCCGCGACCTGCCGACGGAGTTTTTACGCATGATCGTCGTGCACGAACTCGCTCACCTGAAGGAGCGCGAGCACGACCGGGCCTTCTACCAGCTCTGTGCGCACCTGGAGCCGAACTACGGTCAGTACGAATTCGACCTGCGGGCCTACCTGTGCCACCTGGAGGCGGGCGGCGCGACGCTGTGGTCCGTACCGCGACCGGGCCTCGCCGGGGCGGCGGACGCGGGTCGCGCCTGA
- a CDS encoding DUF1289 domain-containing protein, producing MSDPQPRGQPRAVVSSPCIDVCRLDPAAGLCLGCFRTLDEIAAWSGAADDLRLHILAAAARRREEQDPWQGDLRCDCDH from the coding sequence ATGAGTGACCCGCAACCCCGCGGCCAGCCGCGCGCCGTGGTCAGTTCCCCATGCATCGACGTCTGCCGGCTGGACCCCGCCGCCGGCCTGTGTCTGGGCTGCTTTCGCACGCTCGATGAAATCGCCGCCTGGAGCGGCGCCGCCGATGACCTGCGGCTGCACATCCTGGCCGCCGCGGCCCGTCGCCGCGAGGAACAGGACCCCTGGCAGGGCGATCTGCGTTGTGACTGCGACCACTGA
- a CDS encoding M48 family metallopeptidase, which produces MAAEFHLGDIAVEVVFKDIKNIHLSVYPPDGKVRIAAPARMDLDTLRIFAVSRLAWIKQQQRRLREQARETPREFLDRESHFLWGTRYLLKVIEEDAAPTVVLTPRSLVLRVRPGTSEEKRQAIIAAWYRRQLKEAATGLITRWEAILGVQVGRVFIQRMKTRWGSCNPDSGAIRLNAELAKKPVQCLEYIVAHELAHLLERHHNERFKTLLDDHLPQWAQYRALLNGLPLAHEAWGSRPRAARRAPGPRPPR; this is translated from the coding sequence TCGTCTTCAAGGACATCAAGAACATCCATCTCAGTGTCTATCCGCCGGACGGCAAGGTCCGAATTGCCGCGCCGGCGCGCATGGACCTGGACACCCTGCGCATCTTCGCCGTCTCCAGGCTCGCCTGGATCAAGCAGCAACAGCGCCGGCTGCGCGAGCAGGCGCGCGAGACGCCGCGCGAGTTCCTCGACCGCGAGAGTCACTTCCTCTGGGGCACACGCTACCTGCTCAAGGTGATCGAGGAGGACGCCGCCCCGACCGTGGTGCTCACTCCCCGCTCCCTGGTGCTGCGGGTCCGGCCCGGGACCAGCGAGGAGAAGCGGCAGGCCATCATTGCCGCGTGGTATCGCCGGCAGCTCAAGGAGGCCGCGACGGGGCTGATCACCCGGTGGGAAGCCATCCTCGGGGTGCAGGTGGGAAGGGTTTTCATCCAGCGCATGAAGACGCGGTGGGGTAGCTGCAATCCCGACTCAGGTGCGATCCGGCTCAACGCCGAACTGGCCAAGAAGCCGGTGCAGTGCCTTGAATATATCGTGGCCCACGAGTTGGCGCACCTGCTGGAGCGGCATCACAATGAGCGGTTCAAGACGCTGCTGGACGACCACCTGCCGCAGTGGGCGCAGTACCGGGCGCTGTTGAACGGCCTGCCGCTGGCCCATGAGGCGTGGGGGTCCCGTCCGCGGGCGGCACGGCGCGCACCCGGGCCGCGGCCGCCGCGATGA
- a CDS encoding response regulator transcription factor has translation MSHHVLIVDDEPNIVISLEFLLKREGFTVTVARDGEEGLAAIRAARPDLVILDVMMPKLDGYAVLQAVRGDPQLAATRILMLTAKGREAEQKKGLLLGADAYMPKPFSTHDLIANVRRLLSADAATAPTGN, from the coding sequence ATGAGCCACCATGTCCTGATCGTCGATGACGAACCCAACATCGTCATCTCACTGGAATTTCTCTTGAAACGGGAGGGCTTCACGGTCACCGTGGCACGCGACGGCGAGGAGGGCCTGGCCGCCATCCGCGCCGCGCGCCCGGATCTCGTGATACTGGACGTGATGATGCCCAAGCTCGACGGCTACGCGGTCCTGCAGGCGGTCCGGGGGGACCCGCAACTGGCCGCCACCCGCATCCTGATGCTCACCGCCAAGGGGCGCGAGGCCGAGCAGAAGAAGGGCCTGCTGCTCGGGGCCGATGCCTACATGCCCAAGCCCTTCTCCACCCACGATCTGATCGCCAATGTGCGCAGGCTGTTGAGTGCCGACGCCGCGACCGCGCCGACCGGAAACTGA